In Scophthalmus maximus strain ysfricsl-2021 chromosome 5, ASM2237912v1, whole genome shotgun sequence, the sequence GCTTTAGAACTTGCTCTTTGAAATCCCCATCAATCTGTGCAGCAACCTGCAGGTTCTGCTCAAACATCTGATCGGGAGTATTGTGAAGATACATTAAAATCAAGTAGAGAGAGCATGAGagtgaatgagagaaaaagctcttcttttttatcacagattaggaagcaaacacacacagtggctttTGGAAGTATTCCGATTTTTCACAAGTCACAATAGCTCAATGTTCACAGATGGgttgaaattgaaatacaaaAGTCCTGTACCTCATTTACATCAGTGTTGTGAAAATGGAACTAAAACACTAAAGGTTCTACAGTTCTTGCCTGAAACCTTCTTTGAACATTTATTTGGGGGAGCAACAGCGATCAGATTTAAActcaacactgacatattatcaTCAACATGTTTGCAAACTTATCTGTGTACACACCCaaaagacacagagcaacattagtaTGGAATGGAAGTCCAAtatattcactctccttttagccCAGGCGGCTTTAGTGCaaagcaagttcaacatacccTGGATTCTTTTTGTTATCTGGCTTCACTAAGCCAAACAACGGCAGTCttttgaagagagagagagagcgcagagAGTACCTGAAAGACAATGGCGGGCAGTGTGGTCTGGTAGTATCCGTCTTGGTCTGCTTCAGGCTCGGTTTCTTTCTGCCAGTCTTTCTTATCGGTTTCCAGGGCCTTCCGGAGCCAGCCTGTTATATTAGACTGAAGACATGGACAATCAAACAGAATATCTGGGTCCAcacttggaaaaaaacccaaacatggTTTCTAACATTGTTTCTGTGCCACTGTCCAACCTTTATTCATTctaacatgttttcattttcctaatGTCAATGTTTAATTGACACTTTATGCAGAGAAAAGTAAAGAGCTGGACGATATGATATAGAGGCAGCTAGCCAGAGGCAAAGCATCCTATTTATTTTGTTACTGTGACTAGACATTAAAGGAGCAAGTGTATCGTCATTGAAGCAATAAGCAACAATTTAATCATGTGGGGATTCCACCAGCAGTTCCAAATGGAATACCGTCAGGTGTATAAAGACTAAAGGATAAACAACTCAAACATTCATTACCatccccttgtgtgtgtgtaacacgtACTGTAAAAGTCTTGACATATTTGCTGAGCAGGTCGTCCACCACGTCCCGGGGTAGCAGAGGTTCAAGCTTGTTGATATCACACTCTGAATGGAGCTCTGGATGGCCCATCATCTCCACACTGATACATAACACATGCAATGCATAGGACTATTAATCCACTCCATCGGCAGCTGCCTCCTGAATTAGGCAGATGATATGAGCTGATACATGAAGTCTTTTCCTTAAGAGGAACTGTTGTACATGTTGGGAAATATGCAATTTTATACTAGGTGGACAAATTGCAACCGACTTGAGTTTTACAACGACATAATCAGGAGACTGATTTAGACTCCAGCGGTGCCAgggaaaatcaaacaaagaacAGCATCGTATTGCAGCTTAATTACTGTGGTAAGGCAAAATGGAGTGGAGCTGAGCACCCATCTATACATACTGGGGTTGACCATGTTAATTCATTGTCTAATACCTCACAGAGGCCATCATGGAGATATCAAATCAAGTGTTTGCAATAGAGCCTGATCAATGTATCGGTTGTCGATAATTTTAGTGTATATGAGCCAATTTTCCTATATATGTGGTTGAATtggttttttcattttatttataataaagttcatggtttaactgtaaaatatcaagcctcaattacatttctttgtcaaaaggGTTTCACAACCACATCATAGGAATcattgatttgtatttatttattatggtgtgtatatatatataatatatatattcttcaaCCATCTGAATTTTGACAATACAATCTAGAAATGCACAAGCCCCATTGTTTCACCTATGTGCAAGTGACTATTAAAGTTCTGTCTATGAACTGAGGAAGTCACACAATACCCACCATATTTACAGGGAgcttgtgaaagtgtgtgtgagtgtgtgtgtgtgtgtgtgtacctcttaTATGTGTTGAGAACCCAGGTTAGAATGGATACAATCTCATTAGCCTCCAAGTCCTCGGCAGCCAGTTCTGTGACGCGAGTGGACACAGCGATGTGGTAGAGACTGAAAAACCTGAGACACACATACGTACATGTGAGCCAACACCTTCCTGAACGTGAATGTGTAATTGAATACTTTGACTCATTGATGGGTTTTATCAGTTCACAAGAATGTTGGTTTAATTGAATACCCAATGTGGTACATTTGATTGAACAAATGTACCTCCAAAGTCCATTGAGGTGGCCAGACATGAAATTTCTTCAGTGGAAATAAATGTGCCAGcaaaagtctgttttttaaGTCTAAGTTAAGTCTGCGTTTGACATTGGCTCTATGTTCATGTGTCTGGTACCGGTTCTGTGCTGACCGAAAAACAGagtgattcattttgaattttgtatCAGTTACCTGTTGAAAGTGTTGTAGTGTGGGGGGAAGCACTGCACCATGAGGTTCTTGACAACGATGAGGTCATCCAGAACATATTTCCTGGTTATTTCTAGAAGACGGACCAGCCACATTTTATCAGCCTCTCTCGTCACCGACTGGGTGCCCTCAATGCGAGTGCTGACAGTTCCCTCCAACACCTTCAACAGACACAGATCAAACACTAGAGGAAAAGCTCACTGGTTTAGGGACTGAGTGTGCATGGAGCCGGATTCTTATTATTTATGAAAGAAATTATTACATCGAATTAGCATTCAAAGCAGCCTCCATATGGTTTGAGACCATTTGACACTACACCAGACTGCTGTGTAAAAAATCGTATTATGTTTtatgaggacaaaaaaaggaacagcagaagaaaaaaaatatgaacaggtGCGGTCTTGAGTAGGATAGTATGGAAAATCAAAATAACAGCCAGATGAAAAACAAGAGGAGATagaagacaaaagaggaagaaaggttgcagaaaagaaataaaatgaaagataattttgaaaatgcaaaggGAAGAAGGGTTGAATAAGGAGGAAATATAAAACAGCACAGGATgaagacaaaatgtcttttggtGGATTGGCATCAGAGGTAGATGATGAAGAGtcaggtgaagaaaaacaagcaggcAGGTGATGGGATAACTCAAACGGTGTGAAGGAATAATCAGCTTTAATCAAACTGCCGAAGTAATATTCTTCATAACTttgagtatttaaaaaaaggattactctgatctctctcttttaccTGGAACATCTTGTCCTTCCAACGTTTGGGTCGCCCAGGTGGGATGAACCCAGTCTGCTTCTTTCGGTCAACCATGCGTCGATCGATCTTTTCCTCCCGCTCGATAATACGAACAACCGACACAAGCATAGTAGGGTCACGACGAACCGTTAGCATGGACCTCTGCAGTACCATCCATAACTGTTTGGCCAGTTCATCCGACAAGCCCTGAACCTGGAAGAGAACAGAGACTGAAACTAAAGCTTTGACTTATGTGGTGAACACTAAAACAAAAGGGGCCAGTGTTTGCATATTCATATACTTTCAAATGGGAAGATTGATTTTAACTCCTTTCAGTCATATTTGATGTTTCCTGCAGCATGAATATACTGTTCACTACAAAGTCCTCCGGCAACAAAGACATCTGATAAAGATTTACTacaagacacaacacacaatctTGTTATTCAGTTTTAGTATGGAAACTCATCGGCAGAATaatttctaaccctaaccccaaaaCCCCCTTAACCATCCCAAAGCTAAACTAATCCGAAAAGCAAGTATTGACCCAAAAACAACCCTCTGAAAAAGTGAGGCCTATCCAAAAGGTCTTtgctttcccaaaatgtcctcactctgtGAGGTATATAGTCAAAATGGTCCCTTCAAAGACGAAAGTACAACACTCTAATACTTACATCTTCAAAGTAGATGGAAATGAGGTTCATGTCACTGGTGTTCCTGCTGTCCATGCGGTACTGTTCATACATGAGGTCATCCCGTGAACACTCCAGCTCTATCAGCTTCCTGTGGGCCTGAAGCAGGTCTGCTTGCTCTATCAGCTGCTGCGTCTCCGCTACAATCTcaggtactgtacacacagtaaagtgacacacacacacacacacacacacacacacacacacacacacacacacacacacacacacacacacacacacacacacacacacacacacacacacacacacacacacacacacacacacacacacacacacacacacacagtgtactaAGAGTTagacaaaggaggagagaaattcaTCTGTAACAGGGTCAAGACAAGAACGTTTTCTTCCCATGATGAGACGGAGTCTAGATAGGTAGGTGGAGGTAGGGTAGGTAGGAAgttactttattgatcctaagCTGGGAAATTCCCATGTTACCGCAGCCCAACGcaccttacaaaatatagaatagaatagggtgtaaaatttaaagaatttacatgaaaaagtAATAGTGggaaatagtgcagtatgtgcaaacagttaccagtaatgtgaaGAAGATGGTAAcctgaaggtgcaaatgtgtcagagtctctgtcagacaggtgaggtgttATAAAGTCGTATGGGTTGTGtgaggaaagatttcctgtgtACTTGTGACGGAGAGAATGAATGAGTCTTTTTTGGAATTTGTAATAATGTGATTACctaatatcatcatcatcattacatcattttttatcaaatgcTGAAGAATGATTGGTTGATCTAAATAAGCACTAGGTTCCGTCTTATTGGTTTCAAAGTTAACGCAcaatcattttctgacttcatattGACCTCATGATGATATCATTATTTCGAAGATCGAAACATTATTTATAATCATATGGTAGATATGATTATAAATAATTTTTCGATCTtcgaaataatttttttaactacgcatcattttctgacttcatgtgACTAGTTCATGAAGTCAATTATCGTATGACATCATACAATGGCGAgtcattttctgatcaacatAAGCTTCAGATAGTCTCTTATTTGTGGAGACATCGTGGAAAGTTTTTCGGGCCACATATTTGTTGGCCTTGACCTCTGAAACAATCAGCTCCACAAGGTAATAATCTAGAGATACCTGCCCATGTAATATTCCTACAAAGTTTATTTTATACTTGCATGCTCATAAACAATACACTGCTCCCAGGAACACGCAGGGTAAAAGGTTGAGCGTAAACTATGCAAATACAAGTTTTCGTATCACAGCTCAACAACACTGTCAATTTAACTCTTGATGCTTTGAGTGAGAACATATAAGAACTGGCATATTTCAGTATGTTTGGTCAAATAATCTGTTTAATAACTGATTTGGATTAATAAGCCAACCAGGTAGAGTGTATTTAGTGTACTGTGGGTGATTGTGTTCATCTAGAAATAACGCACAGATTTTTTGGGATTGGTTGAAGGATAGGTTGGATTACAGTTAGCCTAGATTTAATATTGTCAAATACTAATATTATCTGTGATGGGGAGCATTTTATGTGGGCTTGAACTGAACTTaccagagaaaatgtttttaaggtTTTCCACAGCGGAGGCCAGCTGACTGTGTTGAACAACGGCATCCTTGACATCTTTCAGATTCTCAATGGTGTTGATGCTCTGCCGCCAATCTTTACTCACATCAGCCAATGAGCTCTGGATGTCTTTGACATCCAGCAGGGCACTGTGCAGCTGGGTCAGGCCAGTGCGAACGCCGTCCAGCTGGGACTGGATTGCTGCCTGCAGAACGTTAGGGGTCATCAAGAGACGGGCATCATTGTTAATTACTGAACTTAACATTTCTATTAATGTAGTTTCTTCGTGTCATTTACTAACAATATGACACATGCAGAATGCTCAATCTTTTTCACTATGTGGCATATTAACATACAGAACAACTCAAACAATAACAGATAgttaaataattatttgaatATAGTATTTCCCATCTAACGGGAGGACTACTACAGTGTGATATCAAAATGAGAAACAGAtcggattgaaaaaaaaaatactttcatgACCAtttacatgtgtatatatagaccgatcagccataacattatgacCACCTGCCTAATATTGTGTAGGTCCTCTTTTGCATCCAAAACAGCTCTGACTTGTCAAGACAGGGACTCTACAAGACCTCTGAAGGTGATGCTGTACTATCTGGCAACAAGACATTAGTAGCAGATCCTTTGAGTCCTGTATTTTGCGAGGTGAGACCTCCATGGATCTGACTTGTTTGTCAAGCACATCCCACAGATCCTTGATTGGATGGAGATCTGCGGAATTTTGAGGGCCAACTCAACACTTTGAACTAATGTTGTGTTACACAAAATCAAACCATTCCTGAACCATGTTCGCAGTGTGGCA encodes:
- the exoc3 gene encoding exocyst complex component 3 encodes the protein MEETSREAVATAVQRVAGMLQRSDQLDKVEQYRRREARKKASVEARLKAAIQSQLDGVRTGLTQLHSALLDVKDIQSSLADVSKDWRQSINTIENLKDVKDAVVQHSQLASAVENLKNIFSVPEIVAETQQLIEQADLLQAHRKLIELECSRDDLMYEQYRMDSRNTSDMNLISIYFEDVQGLSDELAKQLWMVLQRSMLTVRRDPTMLVSVVRIIEREEKIDRRMVDRKKQTGFIPPGRPKRWKDKMFQVLEGTVSTRIEGTQSVTREADKMWLVRLLEITRKYVLDDLIVVKNLMVQCFPPHYNTFNRFFSLYHIAVSTRVTELAAEDLEANEIVSILTWVLNTYKSVEMMGHPELHSECDINKLEPLLPRDVVDDLLSKYVKTFTSNITGWLRKALETDKKDWQKETEPEADQDGYYQTTLPAIVFQMFEQNLQVAAQIDGDFKEQVLKLCLKQMNTFLLRYKEEAVVYKEDHLRERKLPQCYVQYMIAIINNCQTFKESINSLKRKYSQSSVATDSDAAIERTLNEVAKEGCQFLLDEVFLDLENHLNELLTRKWLTGSHAVDTICVTVEDYFNDFNKIKKPYNQEMTSEALRRVVVEYVKAVMQKRITFKNADERREGAERMIKEADQFKFLFRKLAAGEDTDRLCGAIAAIAEVFKLTDPTLLFLEVTTLVSKYPDIREEHIQALLAVRGDASREMRQMIIGTLSENKVSYSGVTQPIFKDITVPTITMTSMTSMATAKLLK